A genomic stretch from Pieris napi chromosome 18, ilPieNapi1.2, whole genome shotgun sequence includes:
- the LOC125058281 gene encoding conserved oligomeric Golgi complex subunit 7 isoform X2, with amino-acid sequence MDLKTFADNEFDPKDWINRAWSISGNQEKEIFVANTVTRLQLYMKQLSNSLDETTTQILTTVPRIIQDVSSLQLEGALLQQKLRSLEQQVQSVEEETGHSIESLQKIDLLKSRLENAASALREADKWAALASSLEDTLEAGIPTQLDKLKEVAELVVAMTDSLEVLSDAPDYEKKRTQLELLYNRLEAAISPAFIEALTQMDADRTSAYVSIFCGMNRSVSAHRCWRRAAAARHSSNWRRLDSHSLAALTRQLTSDANRQVEWLTTVLKSETPIAELIRLYTDLLLSLDPSPTKIVSANFKLCQSADEGMTMLIDLKADINEFIDCIVRLIGVGNKEKLSKATLRELGKIVYAPLREMMPSYQQLQTQIFLAYLDDPRLNEDLLENSRAIQSIAEESDNWLSSSYNRGKKIAGDAIFTYFSSALETFMTTILRSISSHMRLIETTFLSSASKGQHEGVLSVTFPASLTLETAAGLLIDVMVKWQTVPEETPDENPLFDLPVLLGQESRETRASPSLAELRRVRDQLKTLARTILRNPVDVQLDKIPNLSLWYNNDALSTDLPDFALSPQEYITEIGQYLMTLPQHLEMHLSEKQAPWQFLSEVCTYTCEVYAEKILNIRNMDPLGTKRCLTDIVYLTSVVEDLGTNVTPALKNLEKSLRSATTSH; translated from the exons ATG GACTTGAAAACTTTCGCTGATAATGAATTTGACCCCAAGGACTGGATCAACCGAGCTTGGAGTATTAGTGGGAATCAAGAAAAAGAG ATATTCGTAGCCAATACAGTGACAAGACTTCAACTGTATATGAAACAACTTAGTAACTCATTAGATGAAACAACAACTCAA atACTTACCACTGTGCCTCGAATCATTCAAGATGTTTCGTCGTTACAACTAGAAGGTGCGTTACTCCAACAGAAGTTAAGGAGTTTAGAACAGCAGGTTCAGAGCGTGGAAGAAGAGACTGGGCACTCTATTGAGAGCTTACAGAAGATAGATTTATTGAAGAGCCGATTAGAG AATGCAGCATCAGCCCTCCGCGAGGCAGATAAATGGGCGGCATTGGCTTCCTCACTCGAAGACACCTTGGAAGCAGGGATACCAACACAACTTGACAAGCTGAAGGAGGTGGCTGAACTGGTGGTTGCTATGACTGATAGCTTAGAG GTTCTTAGCGATGCACCTGACTATGAAAAGAAACGTACTCAGTTGGAATTGTTATACAATAGGCTAGAGGCGGCAATAAGCCCCGCATTCATTGAAGCACTCACTCAAATGGATGCAG ATCGCACGAGTGCCTATGTGTCAATATTCTGCGGTATGAATCGTTCCGTGTCCGCACATCGTTGTTGGCGACGCGCTGCTGCCGCTAGACATTCGTCGAATTGGCGGCGTCTTGACTCTCACTCTCTCGCGGCACTTACTAGACAACTCACCAGTGATGCTAATAGACAG GTTGAGTGGCTGACAACGGTACTAAAGTCGGAAACGCCTATAGCGGAATTGATAAGACTTTACACAGACCTGCTTTTGTCTTTGGATCCGTCACCGACTAAG attgtgtcggcgaattttaaattatgccaATCAGCTGATGAAGGGATGACCATGTTGATCGATTTGAAAGCAGatataaatgaatttattgATTGTATTGTTAGACTCATTGGTGTTGGTAATAAAG AGAAATTATCAAAAGCAACTCTAAGAGAATTGGGCAAAATTGTTTACGCCCCGTTGAGAGAAATGATGCCGAGTTATCAACAACTTCAGACCCAGATATTTCTCGCGTATTTAGATGATCCGCGGTTGAATGAG GATCTTCTAGAAAACTCTAGAGCGATACAATCAATAGCAGAAGAGAGCGACAACTGGTTGAGCTCTTCTTATAACAGAGGAAAGAAGATTGCAGGAGATGCtatatttacctattttagtTCGGCCTTggag ACATTTATGACCACAATCCTCCGTTCAATAAGCAGTCACATGCGCCTGATTGAGACCACATTCCTCTCATCAGCATCAAAAGGTCAACATGAAGGTGTCCTTAGCGTGACATTCCCCGCGTCCTTGACCTTGGAGACAGCTGCTGGTCTACTCATTGATGTAATGGTTAAATGGCAGACTGTACCAG AAGAAACCCCCGATGAGAATCCCCTATTCGATCTTCCTGTCCTGTTAGGCCAGGAGTCCAGGGAAACTAGGGCTTCGCCCTCGCTGGCGGAGCTCCGTAGAGTACGAGATCAGTTGAAGACCCTCGCTAGGACGATATTGAGGAATCCAGTTGATGTTCAATTAg ataaaATTCCGAACCTATCATTATGGTACAATAATGATGCGCTGTCAACTGATCTTCCAGACTTCGCGCTATCGCCACAGGAGTATATCACTGAG ATTGGTCAATATTTGATGACATTACCGCAGCACTTGGAAATGCATTTATCGGAAAAACAGGCGCCGTGGCAATTTTTATCCGag GTTTGTACGTATACGTGCGAAGTATACGCTGAGAAGATACTTAATATACGCAACATGGACCCGCTTGGTACGAAACGTTGTCTCACAGATATTG tttaTTTAACAAGTGTGGTTGAAGATTTAGGGACGAACGTAACTCCCGCGCTTAAGAATTTGGAGAAATCTTTGCGCAGTGCCACTACCAGCCATTAA
- the LOC125058281 gene encoding conserved oligomeric Golgi complex subunit 7 isoform X1 has product MDLKTFADNEFDPKDWINRAWSISGNQEKEIFVANTVTRLQLYMKQLSNSLDETTTQILTTVPRIIQDVSSLQLEGALLQQKLRSLEQQVQSVEEETGHSIESLQKIDLLKSRLENAASALREADKWAALASSLEDTLEAGIPTQLDKLKEVAELVVAMTDSLEVLSDAPDYEKKRTQLELLYNRLEAAISPAFIEALTQMDADRTSAYVSIFCGMNRSVSAHRCWRRAAAARHSSNWRRLDSHSLAALTRQLTSDANRQVEWLTTVLKSETPIAELIRLYTDLLLSLDPSPTKIVSANFKLCQSADEGMTMLIDLKADINEFIDCIVRLIGVGNKEKLSKATLRELGKIVYAPLREMMPSYQQLQTQIFLAYLDDPRLNEKDLLENSRAIQSIAEESDNWLSSSYNRGKKIAGDAIFTYFSSALETFMTTILRSISSHMRLIETTFLSSASKGQHEGVLSVTFPASLTLETAAGLLIDVMVKWQTVPEETPDENPLFDLPVLLGQESRETRASPSLAELRRVRDQLKTLARTILRNPVDVQLDKIPNLSLWYNNDALSTDLPDFALSPQEYITEIGQYLMTLPQHLEMHLSEKQAPWQFLSEVCTYTCEVYAEKILNIRNMDPLGTKRCLTDIVYLTSVVEDLGTNVTPALKNLEKSLRSATTSH; this is encoded by the exons ATG GACTTGAAAACTTTCGCTGATAATGAATTTGACCCCAAGGACTGGATCAACCGAGCTTGGAGTATTAGTGGGAATCAAGAAAAAGAG ATATTCGTAGCCAATACAGTGACAAGACTTCAACTGTATATGAAACAACTTAGTAACTCATTAGATGAAACAACAACTCAA atACTTACCACTGTGCCTCGAATCATTCAAGATGTTTCGTCGTTACAACTAGAAGGTGCGTTACTCCAACAGAAGTTAAGGAGTTTAGAACAGCAGGTTCAGAGCGTGGAAGAAGAGACTGGGCACTCTATTGAGAGCTTACAGAAGATAGATTTATTGAAGAGCCGATTAGAG AATGCAGCATCAGCCCTCCGCGAGGCAGATAAATGGGCGGCATTGGCTTCCTCACTCGAAGACACCTTGGAAGCAGGGATACCAACACAACTTGACAAGCTGAAGGAGGTGGCTGAACTGGTGGTTGCTATGACTGATAGCTTAGAG GTTCTTAGCGATGCACCTGACTATGAAAAGAAACGTACTCAGTTGGAATTGTTATACAATAGGCTAGAGGCGGCAATAAGCCCCGCATTCATTGAAGCACTCACTCAAATGGATGCAG ATCGCACGAGTGCCTATGTGTCAATATTCTGCGGTATGAATCGTTCCGTGTCCGCACATCGTTGTTGGCGACGCGCTGCTGCCGCTAGACATTCGTCGAATTGGCGGCGTCTTGACTCTCACTCTCTCGCGGCACTTACTAGACAACTCACCAGTGATGCTAATAGACAG GTTGAGTGGCTGACAACGGTACTAAAGTCGGAAACGCCTATAGCGGAATTGATAAGACTTTACACAGACCTGCTTTTGTCTTTGGATCCGTCACCGACTAAG attgtgtcggcgaattttaaattatgccaATCAGCTGATGAAGGGATGACCATGTTGATCGATTTGAAAGCAGatataaatgaatttattgATTGTATTGTTAGACTCATTGGTGTTGGTAATAAAG AGAAATTATCAAAAGCAACTCTAAGAGAATTGGGCAAAATTGTTTACGCCCCGTTGAGAGAAATGATGCCGAGTTATCAACAACTTCAGACCCAGATATTTCTCGCGTATTTAGATGATCCGCGGTTGAATGAG AAGGATCTTCTAGAAAACTCTAGAGCGATACAATCAATAGCAGAAGAGAGCGACAACTGGTTGAGCTCTTCTTATAACAGAGGAAAGAAGATTGCAGGAGATGCtatatttacctattttagtTCGGCCTTggag ACATTTATGACCACAATCCTCCGTTCAATAAGCAGTCACATGCGCCTGATTGAGACCACATTCCTCTCATCAGCATCAAAAGGTCAACATGAAGGTGTCCTTAGCGTGACATTCCCCGCGTCCTTGACCTTGGAGACAGCTGCTGGTCTACTCATTGATGTAATGGTTAAATGGCAGACTGTACCAG AAGAAACCCCCGATGAGAATCCCCTATTCGATCTTCCTGTCCTGTTAGGCCAGGAGTCCAGGGAAACTAGGGCTTCGCCCTCGCTGGCGGAGCTCCGTAGAGTACGAGATCAGTTGAAGACCCTCGCTAGGACGATATTGAGGAATCCAGTTGATGTTCAATTAg ataaaATTCCGAACCTATCATTATGGTACAATAATGATGCGCTGTCAACTGATCTTCCAGACTTCGCGCTATCGCCACAGGAGTATATCACTGAG ATTGGTCAATATTTGATGACATTACCGCAGCACTTGGAAATGCATTTATCGGAAAAACAGGCGCCGTGGCAATTTTTATCCGag GTTTGTACGTATACGTGCGAAGTATACGCTGAGAAGATACTTAATATACGCAACATGGACCCGCTTGGTACGAAACGTTGTCTCACAGATATTG tttaTTTAACAAGTGTGGTTGAAGATTTAGGGACGAACGTAACTCCCGCGCTTAAGAATTTGGAGAAATCTTTGCGCAGTGCCACTACCAGCCATTAA